A stretch of Eleutherodactylus coqui strain aEleCoq1 chromosome 2, aEleCoq1.hap1, whole genome shotgun sequence DNA encodes these proteins:
- the TMEM127 gene encoding transmembrane protein 127, translating to MFAPGGSGSSSMPRRRGHGAHSLPKQPERSLASALPGALSITALCTALAEPAWLHIHGGTCKRQELGVADVLGTEDPELLTKFCMNHQTILLLRVIAGFCFLGIACSMTAFLLDVFGPKHPALKITRRYAFAHILTVLQCATVIGFCYWASELILALQQQHKQYHGSQVYVTFAVSFYLVAGAGGASILATAANLLRHYPSEEEEQALELLSEMEADSYPAEYDVMNPFQPPPAYTP from the exons ATGTTTGCTCCCGGCGGGTCCGGTAGTTCTTCTATGCCAAGAAGAAGAGGTCACGGGGCTCACTCACTGCCCAAGCAGCCAGAAAGAAGCCTGGCATCAGCCCTGCCCGGTGCGTTATCTATCACAGCCCTGTGCACGGCTCTAGCAGAACCAGCATGGCTACATATCCATGGGGGGACTTGCAAACGCCAGGAGTTGGGGGTGGCAGATGTACTTGGAACGGAGGACCCTGAGCTACTGACAA AGTTCTGTATGAACCATCAGACGATACTTCTCCTTCGTGTCATTGCTGGCTTCTGCTTCCTGGGTATCGCCTGCAGTATGACCGCCTTCTTACTCGATGTTTTCGGTCCCAAACATCCTGCTCTGAAAATTACAAGGCGCTACGCTTTTGCCCATATACTTACAG TATTGCAGTGTGCTACAGTTATCGGCTTCTGCTACTGGGCGTCGGAGCTCATATTGGCCCTGCAGCAGCAACACAAACAATACCACGGCTCCCAAGTCTACGTGACCTTCGCTGTTAGTTTCTACTTGGTGGCTGGAGCCGGGGGGGCATCCATCCTCGCCACCGCCGCCAACCTCCTACGCCATTATCCATCAGAAGAAGAAGAGCAGGCTCTGGAGCTACTGTCAGAGATGGAAGCTGACTCTTACCCTGCCGAATATGACGTCATGAATCCTTTCCAACCACCGCCTGCTTACACGCCATAA